One genomic window of Bacteroidota bacterium includes the following:
- the recO gene encoding DNA repair protein RecO, translating into MIVKTEGVVLSKMKYRDTSKILRLYTREFGKISVIAKGAREAKSKFRSALEPMNHVACVIYKKDNRDLQLLSQCDVVTPFRYLSEDMEKMRVGLSVVELADIASHAEERNEILFSLLVDVLQTVNAATKNAVYALYYFEMKMSAILGFDPQLESCVHCNVGIPEGLEESGRYVVTHDGILCKNCSDNSGRKGISASSVRSLQQMRHATTSESVMNMNLSPSVNEEVQYSLHRHLRHHIEGFRGLRSEEVFATLL; encoded by the coding sequence ATGATTGTCAAGACCGAAGGAGTTGTTCTTTCCAAAATGAAATACCGCGATACGAGCAAGATCCTTCGCTTGTACACACGCGAATTCGGCAAGATATCCGTCATCGCAAAAGGTGCGCGCGAGGCGAAAAGCAAATTCCGGTCTGCCCTTGAGCCCATGAACCATGTGGCATGTGTAATCTACAAGAAAGACAATAGGGATTTGCAACTGCTCTCCCAATGTGATGTTGTAACCCCGTTTCGATACCTGTCGGAAGACATGGAGAAAATGCGGGTAGGCCTTTCCGTGGTTGAGCTGGCAGATATCGCAAGCCACGCCGAAGAGAGGAATGAAATTCTGTTCTCATTGCTCGTTGATGTTTTACAGACGGTGAATGCTGCAACAAAAAACGCCGTTTATGCGTTATATTACTTTGAAATGAAGATGTCGGCCATTTTGGGGTTCGATCCTCAACTTGAGAGTTGCGTGCATTGCAATGTTGGGATTCCGGAAGGTCTGGAGGAATCCGGACGTTATGTTGTCACTCACGACGGAATTCTCTGCAAGAATTGCTCGGATAATTCCGGTCGCAAAGGGATTTCAGCTTCTTCAGTACGCTCGCTACAACAGATGCGACACGCCACGACATCAGAATCAGTGATGAATATGAATCTGTCACCCTCGGTGAATGAAGAAGTGCAGTATTCATTGCATCGTCACTTGCGGCATCATATTGAAGGATTTCGAGGACTTCGTTCCGAGGAGGTGTTTGCAACTCTTTTGTAA